The following proteins are encoded in a genomic region of Marinobacter bohaiensis:
- a CDS encoding TetR/AcrR family transcriptional regulator, which translates to MARANHGEATRNKILITALALYARHGLDGVSLRTISAESGTRNSAAAHYHFGSRLGLLEAVVTHITDHTRPQFETGFTAIEAAPAPSLRDVVKAMTAPYLALTLTPDWGPAALRFMAHLHADNTPEIAQLLNRHFRPDIERIEAQLCRSLPDVPRDVLRIRLAFTVVSLIHGAAEIDLLSNTPFGNIRPDDHTLFTYFVDFIEGGLAARPAPH; encoded by the coding sequence ACTCTACGCCCGCCATGGGCTGGACGGGGTATCGCTGCGCACCATCAGCGCGGAATCCGGCACCCGCAACTCGGCGGCCGCGCACTATCATTTCGGCAGTCGGCTGGGGCTGCTGGAAGCCGTCGTCACGCACATCACTGATCATACACGGCCGCAGTTCGAGACCGGTTTTACGGCCATCGAAGCGGCCCCGGCGCCGTCCCTGCGGGACGTGGTCAAGGCCATGACGGCTCCCTACCTGGCGCTGACCCTGACCCCGGACTGGGGCCCGGCCGCGCTGCGTTTCATGGCCCACCTGCACGCCGACAACACGCCGGAGATTGCCCAGTTGCTGAACCGTCACTTCCGGCCGGACATTGAGCGCATCGAGGCCCAACTGTGCCGCTCCCTGCCGGACGTTCCCCGGGACGTGCTGCGCATCCGCCTGGCGTTCACGGTGGTCAGCCTGATTCACGGGGCGGCGGAAATCGACCTGCTGTCGAATACGCCGTTCGGCAACATCCGCCCCGACGACCACACCCTGTTCACCTATTTCGTCGATTTCATCGAAGGTGGCCTGGCCGCGCGCCCGGCACCTCACTGA
- a CDS encoding GGDEF domain-containing protein, translating to MQYLTGVTQTNPTDTILGYRRQIIYHLHFWSLVALAPLTLVQWEAGNPLLAVMLGLFCLGLVIVILLLRLRDRYLFHGRLFAVFAVACCIYSTLINDHNGLYWAYPAIAAIFFLLPMRDALLTVCVLVTSLSAIALQQFPSTEFWRITCSLALTGTFTAVFAWLVGRMQLELTNLATTDPLTGCLNRSQMAQMLNGQIQMRERYERVASLILIDLDHFKHINDRWGHAVGDQVLKEAAERLRRRLRETDYLFRIGGEEFLIVLPETRQKAAEELARQLLTTISYAPFGNGVQTTASAGVTEVIQGETWSTWLNRADQALYSAKDAGRNRSITLRGSPREGSAGANSAQLAGND from the coding sequence ATGCAGTACTTGACCGGGGTAACCCAGACCAACCCGACAGACACCATCCTCGGCTACCGGCGCCAGATCATCTACCACCTGCATTTCTGGTCCCTGGTCGCCCTGGCGCCGCTGACGCTGGTGCAATGGGAAGCGGGCAACCCCCTGCTGGCGGTCATGCTGGGGCTGTTCTGCCTGGGTCTGGTGATTGTCATCCTGCTGCTGCGCCTGCGCGACCGCTACCTGTTCCACGGCCGTCTGTTCGCTGTGTTCGCGGTGGCCTGCTGTATTTACTCGACGCTGATCAACGACCACAACGGGCTCTACTGGGCCTACCCGGCCATCGCCGCCATATTTTTCCTGCTGCCCATGCGCGATGCGCTGCTGACGGTGTGCGTGCTCGTCACCAGCCTGTCCGCCATCGCCCTGCAACAGTTCCCCAGCACCGAGTTCTGGCGCATCACCTGTTCACTGGCCCTGACCGGCACGTTCACCGCGGTCTTCGCCTGGCTGGTGGGCCGCATGCAGCTGGAACTGACCAACCTGGCCACCACCGATCCCCTGACCGGCTGCCTCAACCGCAGCCAGATGGCGCAGATGCTGAACGGTCAGATCCAGATGCGGGAGCGGTACGAGCGGGTGGCCAGCCTGATCCTGATCGATCTGGACCACTTCAAGCACATTAACGACCGCTGGGGCCACGCCGTCGGCGACCAGGTGCTCAAGGAGGCAGCGGAGCGCCTGCGCCGGCGTCTGCGGGAAACCGATTACCTGTTCCGCATTGGCGGCGAGGAGTTCCTGATCGTGCTGCCGGAGACCCGTCAGAAAGCCGCGGAAGAGCTGGCCCGCCAGCTGCTGACCACGATCAGCTACGCGCCTTTCGGCAACGGCGTCCAGACCACCGCAAGCGCCGGCGTGACCGAGGTGATACAGGGGGAAACCTGGTCCACCTGGCTCAATCGGGCGGACCAGGCGCTCTACAGCGCCAAGGATGCGGGCCGCAACCGGAGCATCACCCTGCGCGGATCACCGCGGGAAGGTAGCGCCGGAGCAAACTCGGCGCAGCTGGCCGGCAACGACTGA